One segment of Mycolicibacterium neworleansense DNA contains the following:
- a CDS encoding alpha/beta hydrolase family protein — protein sequence MTTIDSPVKHAYDRIPYLVAYQNNSAVRDVYGGVAELVVLESYLLKPKEKSSDTVLVFMHPIGGGAYLPMINALARAGHHVIYCNSRFRGTDSALLMEKVVEDLGECIKDAKNRLGYDKVVLAGWSGGGSLSVFYQQQAQHPTVTASPSGDGPDLTQLGLIPADGIMLLAAHISRHGTMTEWMDASILDENDPSKRDPELDLYNPDNPNQPPYTPEFLERYHQAQIARNRRITKWVKEKLAELSEQGRPDDEFAFVVHGTMADPRWLDPTVDPNERTPGTCYLGDPQVVNMSPVGLARFCTLRSWLSQWSYDDANGDAVKAGPDIAVPALVIGNLADDACTPSHTRRLFEAIGHSDKEMHEIPGANHYYSGPDQRETLRQAVGICTDWLHRHGFSA from the coding sequence CACGCGTACGACCGCATTCCGTATCTGGTTGCCTACCAGAACAACTCGGCGGTACGCGACGTCTACGGTGGCGTCGCCGAACTGGTGGTGCTGGAGAGCTATCTGCTCAAGCCGAAGGAGAAGTCGTCCGACACGGTGCTGGTGTTCATGCACCCGATCGGCGGCGGCGCCTACCTGCCGATGATCAATGCACTGGCCCGCGCCGGACACCACGTCATCTACTGCAACAGCCGGTTCCGAGGCACCGACTCGGCCCTACTCATGGAGAAGGTGGTCGAAGACCTCGGTGAGTGCATCAAGGACGCCAAGAACCGGCTCGGCTACGACAAGGTGGTGCTGGCCGGGTGGAGCGGCGGCGGCTCACTGTCGGTGTTCTACCAACAGCAGGCACAACACCCGACGGTGACGGCCAGCCCGTCCGGAGACGGCCCCGACCTGACCCAGCTGGGGTTGATCCCGGCCGACGGAATCATGTTGCTGGCCGCGCATATCAGCCGGCACGGCACCATGACCGAATGGATGGACGCATCCATCCTCGACGAGAACGATCCGTCCAAGCGGGACCCGGAACTCGACCTCTACAACCCGGACAACCCCAACCAGCCGCCGTACACGCCGGAGTTCCTGGAGCGCTACCACCAGGCGCAGATCGCCCGGAACCGGCGAATCACCAAGTGGGTCAAAGAAAAATTAGCGGAGCTCTCCGAACAGGGGCGGCCCGATGACGAGTTCGCGTTCGTCGTGCACGGCACGATGGCCGACCCGCGCTGGCTGGACCCGACGGTCGATCCCAACGAGCGCACGCCCGGCACGTGCTATCTGGGCGATCCCCAGGTGGTCAACATGAGTCCGGTGGGCCTGGCGAGATTCTGCACATTACGCAGCTGGCTGTCGCAGTGGAGCTACGACGACGCCAACGGTGACGCGGTCAAGGCTGGGCCGGATATCGCGGTGCCCGCACTGGTGATCGGAAACCTCGCCGACGACGCGTGCACGCCCAGTCACACCCGGCGGTTGTTTGAGGCCATCGGTCACTCCGACAAGGAGATGCACGAGATCCCCGGTGCCAACCACTACTACTCGGGTCCGGATCAGCGCGAAACGCTGCGCCAAGCCGTCGGCATCTGTACGGATTGGCTGCATCGCCACGGGTTTTCAGCATGA
- a CDS encoding CaiB/BaiF CoA transferase family protein — MTTGALDGIRVIELGTLISGPFAGRLLGDMGAEVIKIELPATPDPLRTWGQAELDGHHFFWTVHARNKKAVTLDLRKEAGRELFLELVEQSDIIVENFRPGTLEKWNLGYDVLRERNKGIILVRVSGYGQTGPDAGKAGYASVAEASSGLRHMNGFPGGPPPRLALSLGDSLAGMFAAQGALAALYRRTVTGEGQIVDTALTESCLAIQESTIPDYDVCGVVRGPSGTRLEGIAPSNIYQSANGSWVVIAANQDTVFRRLCTAMGNPELATDDRFVNHVARGRNQDELDKIIGDWAATRQPAEIIETLSQAGVISGPINTVAEVVEDPQLRYRGMIADHFDERIERTVKGPGVVPVLSESPGSIRNAGSARPGQHNDEVYGDLLGRSTQELEALRSQGVL; from the coding sequence ATGACGACCGGGGCGCTGGACGGGATCCGGGTCATCGAGCTCGGCACCTTGATCTCGGGGCCGTTCGCCGGCCGGCTGCTAGGCGACATGGGCGCCGAGGTCATCAAGATCGAGCTACCGGCCACTCCCGATCCGTTGCGCACCTGGGGTCAGGCCGAACTCGACGGACACCACTTCTTCTGGACCGTGCATGCCCGCAACAAGAAGGCCGTCACCCTCGACCTTCGCAAGGAAGCCGGCCGGGAGCTGTTTCTCGAGCTGGTCGAGCAATCCGACATCATCGTCGAGAACTTCCGGCCCGGCACCCTGGAGAAGTGGAACCTGGGCTACGACGTTCTGCGCGAACGTAACAAGGGCATCATCCTGGTGCGGGTGTCGGGCTACGGGCAGACCGGACCGGACGCCGGCAAGGCCGGGTACGCCTCGGTCGCCGAGGCCTCCAGCGGGCTGCGCCACATGAACGGCTTCCCCGGTGGCCCCCCGCCACGGTTGGCCCTGTCCCTGGGCGACAGCCTGGCCGGCATGTTCGCCGCCCAGGGCGCCCTGGCCGCCCTGTACCGGCGAACCGTCACCGGCGAAGGTCAGATCGTGGACACCGCACTGACCGAAAGTTGCCTGGCGATACAGGAATCCACCATTCCCGACTATGACGTGTGTGGTGTGGTGCGCGGTCCGTCGGGCACCCGACTGGAGGGCATCGCGCCGTCGAACATCTACCAGAGCGCGAACGGCAGCTGGGTGGTGATCGCGGCCAACCAGGACACCGTGTTCCGCCGGTTGTGCACGGCCATGGGTAACCCGGAGCTGGCGACCGACGATCGATTCGTCAACCACGTTGCCCGCGGCCGCAATCAGGATGAGCTCGACAAGATCATCGGTGACTGGGCCGCGACGCGCCAGCCCGCCGAGATCATCGAGACCCTGTCGCAGGCCGGCGTGATCAGCGGGCCGATCAACACCGTGGCCGAGGTCGTAGAGGATCCGCAACTGCGGTACCGCGGCATGATCGCCGATCACTTCGATGAACGGATCGAGCGGACCGTGAAAGGACCCGGCGTGGTCCCGGTGCTCTCCGAGTCCCCCGGCAGCATCCGCAACGCCGGGTCGGCGCGGCCGGGCCAGCACAACGACGAGGTGTACGGCGATCTACTCGGCCGCAGTACACAGGAACTGGAAGCCCTGCGTTCACAGGGGGTGCTGTGA
- a CDS encoding hydroxymethylglutaryl-CoA lyase has product MNLPTKVDIREVCLRDGLQIETPIPLSAKVAILEAIVATGVREVEATAFVSPSKVPALADAAELAEELQRFPDVEFSALVASPNGAKRAIAAGLRSIEYVVSASDAHSHANVGRTSAEATAQIADIVAIAGDSGTSVEVIVATAWDCPFDGPTDPQRVLDITSAAVGFGVNRLAIADTIGTTTPRRVSSLIEKVRPLIGDLPLGAHFHNTRGAGLASAYAAVQAGVTRLDASVGGLGGCPFAPGASGNIATEDLVYMLRDSDIAVDVDLPAAIDAARVAQEAVGHELPSALLRAGDRILG; this is encoded by the coding sequence ATGAACCTGCCAACCAAGGTCGATATCCGCGAGGTGTGCCTGCGCGACGGCCTGCAGATCGAGACGCCGATCCCCTTGTCCGCCAAGGTCGCGATCCTCGAGGCGATCGTGGCGACCGGGGTGCGTGAGGTGGAGGCGACGGCGTTTGTCTCACCATCGAAAGTACCGGCACTGGCCGATGCGGCCGAACTCGCCGAGGAACTGCAGCGGTTTCCCGATGTGGAGTTCTCCGCACTCGTGGCCAGCCCCAACGGCGCCAAACGCGCCATCGCCGCCGGCCTGCGCTCGATCGAATACGTGGTGTCCGCCTCGGATGCCCACTCCCACGCCAACGTCGGCCGCACGTCGGCCGAGGCCACCGCGCAGATCGCCGACATCGTGGCCATCGCCGGCGACAGCGGCACCTCGGTGGAGGTGATCGTCGCCACCGCGTGGGACTGCCCGTTCGACGGGCCGACCGACCCACAGCGGGTGCTCGACATCACCTCGGCTGCCGTCGGTTTCGGGGTGAACCGGTTGGCGATCGCGGACACCATCGGCACCACCACCCCGCGGCGAGTGAGTTCCTTGATCGAGAAGGTCCGGCCGCTGATCGGGGACCTGCCGCTGGGCGCGCACTTCCACAACACCCGCGGCGCTGGCCTTGCCAGCGCATACGCGGCCGTGCAGGCCGGAGTGACTCGGCTGGACGCGTCGGTCGGCGGATTGGGCGGCTGCCCGTTCGCCCCGGGCGCCAGCGGCAACATCGCCACCGAAGATCTTGTCTACATGTTGCGCGACAGCGACATCGCCGTCGATGTGGATCTGCCCGCCGCCATCGATGCCGCCCGTGTCGCGCAGGAGGCCGTGGGCCACGAACTTCCCAGCGCGCTGCTGCGGGCCGGCGACCGGATCCTGGGCTGA
- a CDS encoding TetR/AcrR family transcriptional regulator encodes MTAAELGTKGRQTRSALELAARKLFAERGFHGTTLADITSAAGKSPAVFYRYFTDKEDLLAALAESFLHDVVEPSGLNLHLPDSPDDTEFFTTVVTGYWNIFKQNIGIMIAVAQLAATQQRFADVQNKFRRFGIDIVIASVHHAQGQGYAQGLEPEHVGAAIALLFENFTTVFVGQSGLGIEIGDADAIATLSTIWKRTLYGF; translated from the coding sequence ATGACCGCCGCCGAGCTGGGCACCAAGGGCCGCCAGACCCGGTCGGCCCTCGAGCTGGCCGCGCGGAAACTATTCGCCGAGCGTGGCTTTCACGGCACCACCCTGGCCGACATCACCTCGGCCGCGGGCAAGAGCCCGGCGGTGTTCTATCGGTACTTCACCGACAAGGAGGATCTGCTGGCAGCGCTGGCCGAATCGTTTTTGCACGATGTCGTCGAACCCTCCGGGCTCAATCTGCATCTACCGGACTCCCCCGACGACACCGAGTTCTTCACCACGGTGGTGACCGGTTACTGGAACATCTTCAAACAGAACATCGGCATCATGATCGCGGTCGCCCAGTTGGCTGCCACCCAGCAGAGATTCGCCGACGTGCAGAACAAGTTCCGCCGGTTCGGCATAGACATCGTCATCGCGTCGGTCCACCACGCTCAGGGCCAGGGGTACGCGCAGGGGCTGGAGCCGGAGCACGTCGGTGCGGCCATCGCGCTGTTGTTCGAGAACTTCACCACCGTCTTCGTCGGCCAATCCGGGCTCGGCATCGAGATCGGCGATGCGGACGCCATCGCCACGCTGTCCACAATCTGGAAGAGAACCCTGTACGGCTTCTGA
- a CDS encoding acyl-CoA dehydrogenase family protein, whose product MDFALPDHLSTVLAEMDEFIETEIKPLEREHMQYFDQRREYARTDWDNGGIPNRAWEDLLDEMRRRADAAGWLRYGLPARFGGRDGSNLDMAVIREHLAHKGLGLHNDLQDESSIVGNFPQVIMMDRFGTEAQKSEWVEAMLTGKRSMAFGLTEPDHGSDATWLETTAVSDGNGWIINGRKRWNTGVHRATHDLIFARTSGDPGQARGITAFLVPTDAPGFTVPFYWWTFNMPTDHGEVELNDVRVPADAVLGEIDRGLEVGQTFLHENRIRQAASSLGAAQFCIDRAVDYANRRKVFGKPLAVNQAVQWPLVELQTEAQMVRLLVRYAATQLDQNHHMEVSDKVSMANYRANRLVCEAADRAMQVHGGIGYSRHEPFEHIYRHHRRYRITEGAEEIQMRRVAQRLFGFGKAKQ is encoded by the coding sequence GTGGATTTCGCTTTACCCGACCATCTTTCAACTGTCCTTGCCGAGATGGACGAGTTCATCGAGACCGAGATCAAGCCGCTTGAGCGCGAGCACATGCAGTACTTCGACCAGCGCCGTGAGTATGCCCGCACCGACTGGGACAACGGCGGGATACCCAACCGGGCCTGGGAAGATCTGCTCGACGAGATGCGGCGCCGCGCGGATGCCGCGGGGTGGCTGCGGTACGGGCTGCCCGCCCGGTTCGGCGGGCGCGACGGCAGCAACCTCGACATGGCCGTGATCCGGGAGCACTTGGCGCACAAAGGCCTCGGGCTGCACAACGACCTGCAGGACGAGTCCTCGATCGTCGGCAACTTCCCGCAGGTGATCATGATGGACCGGTTCGGCACCGAGGCGCAGAAGTCCGAATGGGTCGAGGCCATGCTCACCGGCAAGCGGTCGATGGCGTTCGGATTGACCGAGCCCGACCACGGTTCAGATGCCACCTGGCTGGAGACGACAGCGGTTTCGGATGGGAACGGCTGGATCATCAACGGACGCAAACGGTGGAACACCGGGGTACACCGCGCCACCCACGATCTGATCTTCGCCCGGACGTCAGGTGATCCGGGGCAGGCGCGTGGGATCACTGCCTTCCTGGTCCCCACCGATGCCCCGGGATTCACGGTCCCGTTCTACTGGTGGACGTTCAACATGCCCACAGATCACGGCGAAGTCGAACTGAACGACGTGCGGGTCCCGGCCGATGCGGTGCTCGGTGAGATCGACCGCGGTCTGGAGGTCGGGCAGACGTTCCTGCACGAGAACCGGATTCGTCAGGCCGCCAGCAGTCTGGGCGCCGCCCAGTTCTGTATCGACCGCGCCGTGGACTACGCCAACCGGCGCAAGGTGTTCGGCAAGCCACTGGCGGTGAATCAGGCCGTGCAGTGGCCGTTGGTGGAACTGCAGACCGAGGCGCAGATGGTCCGGTTGCTTGTCCGGTATGCCGCAACGCAGTTGGACCAGAACCACCATATGGAGGTGTCAGACAAGGTTTCGATGGCCAACTACCGCGCCAACCGTCTGGTGTGCGAGGCCGCCGATCGGGCCATGCAGGTGCACGGCGGCATCGGCTACAGCCGTCACGAACCGTTCGAGCACATCTACCGCCACCACCGACGCTACCGCATCACCGAAGGTGCCGAGGAGATCCAGATGCGACGAGTGGCGCAGCGGCTCTTCGGTTTCGGCAAGGCAAAGCAGTGA
- a CDS encoding phosphotransferase family protein encodes MTEAGLLTSGLVDVLTPVLGDGVAVQNLRELTGGASRTTWSFDAVTDATRRPLILRTGAPDEVHAGMELEAAAQRAAALAGAPVPHVLVADNSVAALGDPFLICDFIGGETIVRRIQRTLDDSGRARLLTQCAQALAAIHRAEPPELPGLVEQDQMSQWRAQLDEMGDTTATFEWVFRWLAANRPPPSPTRLVHGDFRMGNVIVDESGLAAVLDWELVHLGEVYEDLAWFCIRAWRFGAPAGLGAGGLGSIESFLTAYEDAGGATLDRSAIRWWLVLATLRWGVICRYQAERHLSGQTRSVELATIGRRVCETEWDLLCLLDGSGW; translated from the coding sequence GTGACGGAGGCCGGCCTGCTCACCTCCGGGCTGGTCGATGTGCTCACCCCGGTACTGGGCGACGGGGTGGCCGTGCAGAACCTGCGCGAGCTGACTGGCGGGGCCAGCCGCACCACCTGGTCGTTCGACGCCGTCACGGACGCGACCCGGCGCCCGTTGATCCTGCGCACCGGCGCGCCAGACGAGGTACATGCCGGGATGGAGCTGGAGGCCGCCGCCCAGCGGGCTGCGGCGCTGGCCGGGGCGCCGGTACCCCACGTGCTGGTCGCCGACAATTCCGTTGCCGCGCTGGGTGATCCCTTCCTCATCTGTGACTTCATCGGTGGCGAGACCATCGTGCGGCGGATCCAGCGCACGCTTGACGACAGCGGCCGGGCCCGGCTGCTCACTCAGTGCGCGCAGGCTCTGGCCGCCATCCACCGCGCCGAACCGCCCGAACTGCCCGGCCTCGTCGAGCAGGACCAGATGTCCCAGTGGCGCGCCCAACTCGACGAGATGGGCGATACCACCGCCACTTTCGAGTGGGTGTTCCGCTGGCTGGCCGCCAACCGCCCGCCGCCGTCGCCGACCCGGTTGGTCCACGGCGACTTCCGGATGGGCAATGTCATCGTCGACGAGTCGGGCCTGGCGGCGGTATTGGATTGGGAGTTGGTACACCTCGGCGAGGTGTACGAGGACCTGGCCTGGTTCTGCATCCGGGCCTGGCGGTTCGGGGCGCCGGCCGGGCTCGGTGCGGGCGGTCTGGGCAGCATCGAGAGCTTCCTGACCGCCTACGAGGACGCCGGCGGCGCCACCCTCGACCGGTCGGCGATCCGCTGGTGGCTGGTGCTCGCCACCCTGCGTTGGGGAGTCATCTGCCGCTATCAAGCAGAGCGCCACCTGAGCGGGCAGACCAGGTCGGTCGAGCTGGCAACGATCGGGCGCCGCGTCTGCGAAACCGAGTGGGACTTGTTGTGTCTGCTGGACGGGAGCGGATGGTGA
- a CDS encoding DUF6285 domain-containing protein has protein sequence MVSNLYGRPSAAELVAAVAEFLDTEVREQCGGALNFHARVAANALRMVERELLTEDAVPAAEAALAGVGFADEDELAAAIRAGDLDDRADDVTACLRVLVRQRLSAAHPGYDEP, from the coding sequence ATGGTGAGCAACCTGTACGGGCGGCCGAGCGCGGCCGAACTCGTGGCCGCGGTCGCCGAATTTCTCGACACCGAGGTGCGCGAACAATGCGGCGGCGCCCTGAACTTCCACGCCCGCGTGGCCGCCAACGCGCTGCGGATGGTGGAACGCGAGCTGCTGACCGAGGATGCGGTCCCGGCTGCCGAGGCAGCCCTGGCCGGCGTCGGGTTCGCCGACGAGGACGAGCTGGCAGCGGCGATCCGGGCCGGCGACCTCGATGACCGAGCCGACGACGTCACCGCCTGCCTGCGCGTCCTGGTACGTCAGCGGCTTTCCGCCGCGCATCCGGGCTACGACGAGCCGTGA
- a CDS encoding class I SAM-dependent methyltransferase: MNSTPAHSLFDEAYESRTAPWVIGEPQPAIVELERTGRLGGKVLDVGCGAGEHTMLLTRLGYDVLGIDFSEQAVAQARENAAQRGIDAQFAVADATRLGESDGPRYDTIVDSALFHIFGDADRPRYVASLHRACSPGARVHVLALSDAGRGFGPQVSEDVIRQAFSEGWELEALDTTTYRGVVGAAHAEAIGEPVGARVDEPAWLARIRRL, encoded by the coding sequence ATGAACTCCACGCCCGCACATTCGTTGTTCGACGAAGCCTACGAGTCCCGCACCGCACCGTGGGTCATCGGCGAGCCCCAGCCGGCCATCGTCGAGCTGGAACGCACCGGCCGCCTGGGCGGCAAGGTGCTCGATGTCGGCTGCGGCGCCGGTGAACACACCATGCTGCTGACCCGGCTCGGGTACGACGTGCTCGGCATCGACTTCTCCGAACAAGCCGTCGCCCAGGCCCGGGAGAATGCCGCCCAACGGGGCATCGATGCGCAGTTCGCCGTCGCCGACGCGACCCGTCTCGGCGAGTCCGACGGGCCGCGGTACGACACCATCGTCGACAGCGCCCTGTTCCACATCTTCGGCGATGCCGACCGGCCGCGCTATGTCGCCAGCCTGCACCGGGCGTGCAGTCCCGGCGCGAGGGTGCACGTACTGGCACTGTCGGATGCGGGCCGCGGTTTCGGGCCCCAGGTCAGCGAGGACGTCATCCGACAGGCCTTCTCTGAAGGCTGGGAGCTGGAAGCGCTGGACACCACGACATACCGCGGTGTGGTCGGAGCGGCTCACGCCGAGGCGATCGGTGAACCGGTCGGAGCCCGGGTCGACGAGCCGGCGTGGCTGGCCCGGATCCGCAGGCTCTGA
- a CDS encoding nuclear transport factor 2 family protein — protein sequence MSAAEAAIVDDVAHRLFDAIERGDTAGVAQLWADDVAVWHAGHTRDNDRTRALKVIAWFVDATRERRYEVLDRQFFDGGFVQQHVLHAGARDGTLIALRVCIVIKVGTDGLIHRIDEYFDPRDIAPLLT from the coding sequence ATGTCCGCTGCCGAAGCCGCGATCGTCGACGACGTCGCGCACCGCCTGTTCGACGCGATCGAGCGTGGCGACACCGCCGGCGTGGCTCAGCTGTGGGCCGATGACGTCGCGGTATGGCACGCCGGTCACACCAGGGACAACGACCGGACCCGCGCGCTGAAGGTCATCGCCTGGTTCGTCGACGCCACCCGCGAGCGCCGCTACGAGGTGCTGGACCGGCAGTTCTTCGACGGCGGGTTCGTCCAGCAACACGTCCTGCATGCCGGGGCGCGCGACGGCACGTTGATCGCGCTGCGCGTGTGCATCGTGATCAAGGTGGGTACCGACGGACTGATTCACCGAATCGACGAGTACTTCGATCCGAGGGACATCGCTCCCCTGTTGACCTGA
- a CDS encoding YceI family protein — protein sequence MPTTSDILTESAGNWALVPDRSRVRFRNKTLWGLATVSGEFTDFNGEGSAGAGVTGQVVIKAASVRTGIGKRDNHLRSADFFDVEAHPDIIVQVTGLEPSDDRVRLTAVLTVRGVSRPVELPVDVQALDDGAVRVSGQCEVQRDDFGVSGDLLGMVGPTTVLSGELVFTRD from the coding sequence ATGCCTACGACCAGCGACATCCTGACCGAAAGCGCCGGAAACTGGGCGCTGGTACCGGACCGGTCCAGGGTGCGGTTCCGGAACAAGACGCTGTGGGGCCTGGCGACCGTCTCCGGTGAGTTCACCGATTTCAACGGCGAAGGCTCGGCCGGCGCGGGGGTGACGGGCCAGGTGGTGATCAAAGCGGCATCGGTGCGCACCGGCATCGGTAAACGGGACAACCATCTGCGGTCCGCCGATTTCTTCGACGTCGAGGCACATCCGGACATCATCGTGCAGGTGACGGGTTTGGAGCCCTCCGACGACCGGGTGCGCTTGACGGCGGTTCTGACCGTCCGCGGCGTGTCGAGGCCCGTCGAATTACCGGTCGACGTGCAGGCACTCGACGATGGCGCGGTGCGGGTGTCCGGCCAGTGCGAGGTCCAACGAGACGACTTCGGCGTGTCGGGTGACCTGCTCGGGATGGTCGGACCGACGACGGTCCTGTCCGGTGAACTTGTGTTCACCCGGGACTGA
- a CDS encoding Rv3143 family two-component system response regulator, with protein sequence MAGPAPLHIMVYSDNPRTREQVRLALGKRVHPELPELEYVEIATAPMVISRMDAGGIDLAILDGEATPAGGMGVAKQLKDEIAECPPVLVLTGRPDDAWLASWSQAEAAVPHPIDPIRLGDAVVSLLRTPVQ encoded by the coding sequence ATGGCCGGCCCCGCGCCGCTGCACATCATGGTGTACAGCGACAATCCGCGCACCCGCGAACAGGTACGTCTCGCACTGGGCAAACGCGTGCACCCGGAACTGCCCGAGCTGGAATACGTCGAGATCGCCACCGCGCCGATGGTGATTTCTCGGATGGACGCCGGGGGCATCGACCTGGCCATCCTCGACGGGGAAGCGACACCCGCCGGGGGCATGGGAGTGGCCAAACAACTCAAGGACGAGATCGCGGAATGCCCGCCGGTCCTGGTGCTCACCGGGCGGCCCGACGATGCCTGGCTGGCTAGCTGGTCGCAGGCCGAGGCGGCCGTGCCACACCCGATCGATCCGATCCGGTTGGGCGATGCGGTGGTGTCGCTGCTGCGCACCCCGGTCCAGTGA
- a CDS encoding NADH-quinone oxidoreductase subunit A, with translation MNLYTPILVLGAIAAAFAVVSVGIALVIGPRRYNQSKLEAYECGIEPIQPGAAGVTGQRMPIRYYLTAMLFIVFDIEIVFLYPWAVAFDSLGLFALVEMLLFMLTVFVAYAYVWRRGGLNWD, from the coding sequence ATGAATTTATATACGCCAATCCTGGTTCTCGGAGCGATCGCGGCCGCGTTCGCCGTGGTTTCCGTGGGGATCGCGCTCGTCATCGGCCCGCGCCGCTACAACCAGTCCAAACTCGAGGCCTACGAATGCGGTATCGAGCCGATACAGCCCGGGGCCGCCGGCGTGACCGGGCAGCGCATGCCGATCCGGTACTACCTGACGGCGATGTTGTTCATCGTGTTCGACATCGAGATCGTCTTTCTCTACCCGTGGGCCGTGGCGTTCGACAGCCTCGGGTTGTTCGCGCTGGTCGAGATGTTGCTGTTCATGCTCACGGTGTTCGTGGCGTACGCCTATGTCTGGCGGCGAGGGGGCCTGAATTGGGATTAG
- a CDS encoding NuoB/complex I 20 kDa subunit family protein encodes MGLEERLPGGILLSTVEAVAGYVRKGSLWPATFGLACCAIEMMSTAGPRFDIARFGMERFSATPRQADLMIVAGRVSQKMAPVLRQIYDQMAEPKWVLAMGVCASSGGMFNNYAVVQGVDHVVPVDIYLPGCPPRPEMLLHAILKLHDKIQQMPLGVNREEAIREAEKAALAVTPTIELKGLLR; translated from the coding sequence TTGGGATTAGAGGAGCGTCTGCCCGGCGGGATCCTGCTGTCGACGGTCGAGGCCGTCGCAGGATACGTGCGTAAGGGGTCGTTGTGGCCGGCCACATTCGGCCTGGCCTGCTGCGCAATCGAGATGATGTCGACCGCCGGACCGCGTTTCGACATCGCCCGGTTCGGGATGGAACGATTCTCGGCGACACCGCGACAGGCCGATCTGATGATCGTGGCGGGCCGGGTCAGCCAGAAGATGGCGCCGGTGCTGCGACAGATCTACGACCAGATGGCCGAGCCGAAATGGGTGCTCGCCATGGGGGTTTGCGCCTCCTCCGGCGGGATGTTCAACAACTACGCGGTGGTCCAAGGCGTCGATCATGTGGTGCCCGTCGACATCTACCTGCCCGGATGCCCACCCCGACCGGAGATGCTGCTGCACGCAATCCTGAAGCTGCACGACAAGATTCAGCAGATGCCACTCGGGGTGAACCGCGAGGAGGCCATCCGGGAGGCCGAAAAGGCGGCACTGGCCGTCACCCCCACCATCGAGCTCAAGGGGCTGTTGCGGTGA
- a CDS encoding NADH-quinone oxidoreductase subunit C — MSTANGNSEGAEVIGTRRGMFGASGTGDTSGYGRLVRSVALPGSSPRPYGGYFDEVVDRLAEILGEERYAVSIERVVVHRDELTLEISRVQLPAVASVLRDDPQLRFELCLGVSGVHYPDDTDRELHAVYPLMSITHNRRIRLEVAAPDADPHIPSLYAVYPTTDWHERETYDFFGIVFDGHPALTRIEMPDDWVGHPQRKDYPLGGVPVEYHGAQIPPPDQRRSYN; from the coding sequence GTGAGCACCGCCAACGGAAACAGCGAGGGTGCCGAGGTGATCGGTACGCGCCGCGGCATGTTCGGCGCCTCGGGCACGGGCGACACCTCGGGGTACGGCCGGCTGGTGCGCTCGGTGGCATTGCCCGGCAGCTCCCCTCGGCCCTACGGCGGGTACTTCGACGAGGTGGTCGACCGGCTCGCCGAGATCCTCGGCGAGGAACGGTATGCGGTGTCGATCGAGCGCGTGGTCGTTCATCGAGACGAGCTGACACTGGAGATCAGCCGGGTCCAGCTGCCGGCCGTGGCCAGCGTGCTGCGCGACGATCCGCAGCTGCGGTTCGAGCTGTGCCTGGGGGTGAGCGGGGTGCACTACCCCGACGACACCGACCGCGAGCTTCATGCCGTCTACCCGCTGATGTCGATCACCCACAACCGCCGGATCCGGCTGGAAGTCGCGGCGCCCGACGCGGATCCGCACATTCCGTCGCTGTATGCGGTCTATCCGACCACCGACTGGCACGAACGGGAGACCTACGACTTCTTCGGCATCGTGTTCGACGGGCATCCCGCCCTGACCCGGATCGAGATGCCCGACGACTGGGTCGGCCATCCCCAGCGCAAGGACTATCCGCTGGGCGGTGTTCCGGTCGAGTACCACGGCGCGCAGATCCCGCCGCCCGATCAGCGGAGGTCCTACAACTGA